In Penaeus chinensis breed Huanghai No. 1 chromosome 41, ASM1920278v2, whole genome shotgun sequence, the genomic window ATTGATGAAAGTTAGCCAAcacggaaaagggaaaggaaattaaatgttaaattcatttGATATAGTGTTTGCAAAATTTTCTTTCTGCATTTTTATCTTCAATATTTTAAGATACTTTTTTCTAGAAACATTGAAATCCTTGGCTGAACTCATCCATTGTTCTTGGATAAGATAGAACAATTGATTAAACACTCTTAAATAATGTGCAGCTGAACATTCTATCCATGATTTTCCAAGGAATATGTACTTCAAtaataaggaaatggaaaattTCCACAAACTTTATAAAGTGGCTTTTCAATTACTTTAGGAAATGTAAAATTGAGATTTACCAAAAAGCCAAACATTaatttgcttcctttttttccactaattttttttattaaacaaaacaaaaaatattggtATCTTGCCTTTACATTTTCTGTCTAGAAATGTATAGAAAAATGTATAGaatcataaaatatatgtttttagtattttcttattatcagcaCCTGCTAAAGACCTAAGTTATTTTTATCTTGAGAAGTTATTTGCCTCTTTTTGCCATGGAAACCATCATTCTTTCTGGTtctaatcaaacaaaataaagtgAAAACCAATATTGATGCTAAATGCTTCTAAAGATCTTTCTAATTAGGATTATGGTAGCATAACTGCATCTTTATTTATCAACTAATTTAACCCAAATCTGACGGGCAGGGCATGTACgcacatgccatacccactgtaagtttactttattaattgcatttacacatagatggctacacttgtactaagtcaccagtgagccaattacgagtactgccagtcttgcctgtttacccctttccttgattgtcaaattttttttatgttatcttatagtgctgttactaatgtctttaacattatagtaataataatgtctgcaataaaaataacactatcgttATTCatagcattataaaaaaaaattgaaggaaaggtgaaatcaagtaagatCACAagatttactaattgactccattgTGGTTAAgaactagcagaaccatctatgtgcagagacacttcacaaaaaaaaaaaaaaaaaaaaaaaaaatgagcacagcattttctaaGTGTCATTGAGTTAAAATGATAAATTTATtatgtatgaaaacaaaaaactcaAATGAATATGTAccttttttgttcatattttcataAACCAATTGcttaatttatttacataaaacTAAAAATCAAGCATATTTCACACTAGAAATGTTTAAGTATCTGATGaaaattaatgagaatgaatGCTTAAACAATAATTGCTCTTTTTATACTGCTCTATACCTATTGCACAACTATAGCCTTTGTCTTACCGTCCAGTGATCCCCTGTTAAgatatgaaaaaagtaataatttgcCTTATTTAAATTATGAACACACTAGTGTGCCCACAAAAAATTGCATACTTCCAAGATTTCATCATAACATACGAGAGTTTCCATCATCGGTATCAGTTTAGTGGCCAAAAGATTATTTCTGACCAAACAGGCTCAACAAAAAAGCATATCTTTGTTGAGCATATTTGGTCagcgacggagacagagacagtgaatgcaaaaaccaagagagagaaaaggacagacaaagacaaagaaacagctAACTAGAGTAAACATTTTGtagcatataaattaatattgtaTTGCACTCTATATCCTATGTAGCCATAAAATATAGCACCAAAGAAAATCATGTGATATCTGGAAATTTCAgtatttgttatagttatttttagaATAACTTGGCACAAATATTATGTAAACAGTAATGTTGATGTTAACTTTGCAACCCAGCTATAACAATATCTGCAACTGTTAGATGTTAGTCTTTTTTGTCCATTGAAAACTAGTCACCCATAGGAAAGATCATGTAGCTAACAGTATCACCTTAAGAAATACAATAATGTCATTGTGTTTTGCATATCATTAGATTTTCAACTGAAATGAtcttgtatgtgcatatttaaaaCAACACACAGGTGCATGCAAAAGCACAAGCACACCCACGCAGCAAATGCATGCAgaacgaaaaacacacacacacacacacacacacacacacacacacacacacacacacacacacacacacacacacacacacacacacacacacacacacacacacacacacacacatacacacacacacacacacacacacacacacacacacacacacacacacacacacacacacacacacatatacacacacacacacacacacacacacacacacacacacacacacacacacacacacacacacacacacacacacacacacacacacacacacacacacacatacacacacacacacacacacacacacacacacaaacaacctttGGTATAAATTATTCCTTAGCAGGTCTAATCAAAAGACTTGTTAAGTTAGATATAATTTGTAATTATCAAGTATGAGACTACTAATTGATATGCTTTGTTCATCATTTCTGTGATCTATAATATGATTCAGTTTATTTCTTTAGAAGTAAATTATATATCATGCAAAcctgtttttcttgtttgaaACAATATGGAAgtgattaataaaattatatccaTAAATATGCACAGATTTAAGCAGCTGCAGTTATTATGGTTGTCTCTTTAATAATTGCTGTTGTCCACTGCATGGTTAGTAACTCCAAAGGATTCTGTTGCATATGATCCTTGTTGAATATCTGCTTCCTAGAGATTGTGCCAAtaatgtattctttttttctaataatgTATTACTTCCAGCTACATggatgtagataaaaaaaaaaaaaaaaaaatacttatttaaAGACCTGAAATAATAttgcaataagaaaagaaaaaaataagagtaattgtTACCTTACAATATTGTTATACTATTTATATTTGGTAACGATGTTCTGCATATTTCTCATTTCTCAAATTGTTCAGCAGATTTGTGGTTATAATACATATCAGTCTTTGTATGTTAAGTGTACTTTATAAATTGAACAGAATCCTTACAAATAAATGGGTGAATATATACAATGCCTTTTCATTtaccttttatttctatttttgtacagatatggaaatatatgcaaatatcaatttatttacaaAATTAAACAAGGATCTAGTAATTACGTTTTTAATACCTAAAATCATAATATGGTGCAGGTTGACGATGTATAATTATTGGAAGCTTTGCCTTCCTTCAGTTCTTTGCATTTCAGTGCAAGAAAAGACATCTGGAAAATGATGAACATATTGTGATTTGGTTTATGTGCCTGCATGCATCAACCCTTAAAAATATGAGACTGTAATAATGCAAATTCTTGAATTTTGCATTCAGTTGAATTAGAATTGTTTTGTTCATTGTCAGgccaaataataatactaaggtaATCATGAATCAatcaataaacaagtaaaatgCCATGGCATGACAGTATAGCAAACCCTcttacctctctttccttttcaaacCATTCTGGAAGTTCTTTATTCCAATCCTCTGGGGGCGAGTCTCTCTTCTCCCAAACTGTGTTGCCGTAGTGACCCCGTAATCTATCACCTCGGCGatccttctcactctctatcacagCTGTCTGTATTGtcaaatatatagaaattaattatataataatatagttatatatatatacacaaatatatatataaatatatatatatacacaaatatatatataaatatatatatatatatatatattaactcactcactcacactcactcactcactcactcactctcactctcactctcactctcactctcactctctcactctttctttcactctttctttctctctttctttctctcttttt contains:
- the LOC125047611 gene encoding UPF0545 protein C22orf39 homolog; its protein translation is METEVAIEELAKHPKLSWLVRPCEHYKEEYGDCTSIKAKFHQYFIYGETRDCSQWKKDYENCVEYRKKKDMEALTAVIESEKDRRGDRLRGHYGNTVWEKRDSPPEDWNKELPEWFEKEREMSFLALKCKELKEGKASNNYTSSTCTIL